In Tsuneonella amylolytica, one genomic interval encodes:
- a CDS encoding hydrogen peroxide-inducible genes activator: protein MTTYLPTIKQLQYLVALHENGHFGRAAEASFVSQSTLSAGIRELESLLGVTLVERSRRVVRFTPLGEQVVAKAHRLLREAEELSDLVQASGKPLSGELRMSVIPTIAPFLLPRMLPRLRKERPALKLFLREETTGDALESLHHGRADCVLMALPYATGEVETAHIADDRLFVAFPKNDPRDPPAEIAPASIDEGRLLLLEDGHCLKEHALAACNRPELRGSATMIGTSLHTLVQMVDNGLGLTMLPEMAIDAGILHDTEVVARPLKGKAPSREIALVWRKNSPRADEFRLLADELRAG, encoded by the coding sequence GTGACCACCTACCTCCCCACGATCAAGCAGCTCCAGTACCTCGTCGCGCTGCACGAAAATGGCCATTTCGGTCGCGCGGCGGAGGCGAGCTTCGTGTCGCAGTCGACGCTCAGCGCCGGCATCCGCGAACTGGAATCGCTGCTCGGCGTGACGCTGGTCGAGCGCAGCCGCCGGGTCGTGCGTTTCACCCCGCTCGGCGAACAGGTGGTGGCCAAGGCCCACCGGCTGCTGCGCGAGGCGGAGGAGCTGTCCGACCTCGTCCAGGCGAGCGGCAAGCCGCTGTCGGGCGAACTCCGCATGAGCGTGATCCCCACCATCGCGCCGTTCCTGCTGCCGCGCATGCTGCCCCGGTTGCGCAAGGAGCGCCCCGCCCTCAAGCTGTTCCTCCGCGAGGAGACCACCGGCGATGCGCTGGAAAGCCTCCACCACGGCCGTGCCGACTGCGTGCTGATGGCGCTGCCCTATGCCACGGGCGAGGTCGAGACCGCGCACATCGCCGACGACCGCCTGTTCGTCGCGTTTCCCAAGAACGACCCGCGCGATCCACCCGCCGAGATCGCGCCGGCCTCGATCGACGAGGGGCGCCTGCTGCTGTTGGAAGACGGGCATTGCCTGAAGGAACATGCGCTCGCCGCGTGCAACCGGCCCGAACTGCGCGGATCGGCCACGATGATCGGCACCTCGCTCCACACGCTGGTGCAGATGGTGGACAACGGGCTCGGCCTCACGATGCTGCCGGAAATGGCGATCGATGCCGGCATCCTGCACGATACCGAAGTCGTCGCCAGGCCGCTCAAGGGCAAGGCGCCCAGCCGCGAGATCGCGCTGGTGTGGCGCAAGAACTCCCCGCGGGCGGACGAATTTCGCCTGCTCGCCGACGAATTGCGCGCAGGTTAG
- the rnd gene encoding ribonuclease D — protein MKIHDLITTTAALEDLCGRLATSDFVTVDTEFMRENTYWPELCLVQIANTEEAAAIDPLADGIDLTALWDLLCDNEDVLKVFHAGGQDVEIVYNFTGKTPHPIFDTQIAMMAVSQSEQIGYANLVESWLGFTVDKGARFTDWSRRPLTDRQIEYAIGDVTHLSAIFPKLLKKLFKTGRGVWLDAEMEKLADPANYANNADEAWQRIRAPSRNATVLGRLKALAAWREGEAQHKNIPRGRIMRDETLADLASHPPKAQGDLVKVRGLSAAWKDNDIGKRLMKVLEKAEPLPTDEMPDKPKRGAPLGKEGALVADLLKLLLKIRAREIDVAARLLTRSDEMEALAAGARDLPVLQGWRYEVFGKDALELVEGRLGFGVEKGRLKMTRIEEEPAASSTEAVSAE, from the coding sequence ATGAAGATACACGATCTGATCACCACGACCGCCGCGCTCGAAGACCTGTGCGGACGACTCGCCACCAGCGATTTCGTCACCGTCGACACCGAATTCATGCGCGAGAACACCTATTGGCCCGAACTGTGCCTGGTGCAGATCGCCAATACGGAAGAGGCCGCGGCGATCGACCCGCTGGCCGACGGCATCGACCTCACCGCGCTGTGGGATCTCCTGTGCGACAACGAGGATGTGCTGAAGGTCTTCCATGCCGGCGGGCAGGACGTGGAAATCGTCTACAACTTCACCGGCAAGACCCCGCACCCCATCTTCGACACGCAGATCGCGATGATGGCAGTCAGCCAGTCCGAACAGATCGGCTATGCCAACCTCGTCGAAAGCTGGCTGGGCTTCACCGTCGACAAGGGTGCGCGCTTCACCGACTGGAGCCGCCGCCCGCTGACCGACCGCCAGATCGAATACGCGATCGGCGACGTCACGCACCTTTCGGCGATCTTCCCCAAGCTGCTGAAGAAACTCTTCAAGACCGGCCGCGGCGTGTGGCTCGATGCCGAGATGGAGAAGCTCGCGGATCCCGCGAACTACGCCAACAACGCCGACGAGGCGTGGCAGCGCATCCGCGCGCCCAGCCGCAATGCCACGGTACTCGGCCGCCTCAAGGCGCTCGCGGCGTGGCGCGAGGGCGAAGCCCAGCACAAGAACATCCCGCGCGGCCGCATCATGCGCGACGAGACGCTGGCCGATCTCGCCAGCCACCCGCCCAAGGCGCAGGGCGACCTCGTGAAGGTCCGCGGGCTCAGCGCGGCGTGGAAGGACAACGACATCGGCAAGCGGCTGATGAAAGTCCTCGAAAAGGCCGAGCCGCTGCCCACCGACGAAATGCCCGACAAGCCCAAGCGCGGCGCGCCGCTGGGCAAGGAAGGCGCGCTGGTGGCCGACCTCCTCAAGCTGCTGCTGAAAATCCGCGCCCGCGAGATCGACGTCGCTGCCCGCCTGCTCACCCGCAGCGACGAAATGGAAGCGCTGGCCGCCGGAGCCCGCGACCTGCCGGTCTTGCAGGGCTGGCGCTACGAGGTGTTCGGCAAGGACGCGCTCGAACTGGTCGAGGGGCGGCTCGGCTTCGGGGTCGAGAAAGGCCGGCTCAAGATGACGCGGATCGAGGAAGAGCCCGCCGCTTCCTCCACCGAAGCCGTCTCGGCCGAGTGA
- the aspS gene encoding aspartate--tRNA ligase, giving the protein MHAYRTHNCGALTKDAVGETVRLSGWVHNKRDHGGVLFVDLRDHYGITQVVADSDSPALPVLEKLRLESVVTIDGSVKARANAAVNPNLPTGEIEIFARDVTVQSRADDLPLIVNSAEDYPEETRLKYRFVDLRRERVHANIVLRSNVIASLRRRMIERGFTEFQTPILGASSPEGARDYLVPSRLHPGRFYALPQAPQMFKQLLMVAGFDRYFQIAPCFRDEDLRADRSPEFYQLDFEMSFVTQDDVFNAIEPVLAGVFEEFANGKAVTPAGSFPRIPYREAMLKYGSDKPDLRNPLIIADVSDHFASSGFGLFEKIVGTGGVVRAIPAPATADKSRKFFDEMNDWARREGYAGLGYVTRKGGEFGGPIAKNHGTEGMEKLYAELGLGEDDGLFFAAGKEKDAAKLAGAARTRVGELLDLIPDDRFDFCWIVDFPMYEYDEDAKKVDFSHNPFSMPQGEMEALETKDPLDILAWQYDIVCNGYELSSGAIRNHKPEIMYKAFEIAGYSKDDVDANFSGMIEAFKLGAPPHGGSAPGIDRIVMLLADEPNIREVIAFPLNQRAQDLMMGAPSVVSNRQLRDVHVQLDAKAREAATAAPAGEATDMNSTATDRDETPQGEGT; this is encoded by the coding sequence ATGCACGCCTATCGTACCCACAACTGCGGCGCCCTTACGAAGGATGCCGTCGGCGAGACCGTCCGTTTGTCGGGGTGGGTGCACAACAAGCGCGACCACGGCGGCGTGCTGTTCGTCGACTTGCGCGACCATTACGGCATCACGCAGGTGGTGGCAGACAGCGACAGCCCCGCGCTGCCGGTGCTCGAGAAACTGCGGCTGGAATCGGTCGTGACGATCGACGGCTCGGTAAAGGCGCGTGCCAATGCTGCGGTAAACCCCAACCTGCCGACTGGCGAGATCGAGATCTTCGCCCGCGATGTCACCGTGCAGAGCCGGGCCGACGACTTGCCGCTGATCGTCAACAGCGCGGAGGATTATCCCGAGGAGACGCGGCTGAAATACCGCTTCGTCGACCTCAGGCGCGAGCGGGTGCACGCCAACATCGTGCTTCGTTCGAACGTGATCGCCTCGCTGCGCCGCCGGATGATCGAGCGGGGCTTCACCGAGTTCCAGACCCCGATCCTCGGCGCGTCGAGCCCCGAAGGCGCACGCGACTACCTCGTGCCCAGCCGCCTCCACCCGGGCCGGTTCTACGCGCTTCCGCAGGCGCCGCAGATGTTCAAGCAGCTGCTGATGGTTGCGGGCTTCGACCGCTATTTCCAGATCGCGCCCTGCTTCCGCGACGAGGACCTGCGCGCCGACCGCAGCCCCGAATTCTACCAGCTCGACTTCGAGATGAGCTTCGTCACGCAAGACGACGTCTTCAACGCGATCGAACCGGTGCTGGCCGGCGTGTTCGAGGAATTCGCGAACGGTAAGGCGGTGACGCCCGCCGGCAGCTTCCCGCGCATTCCCTACCGCGAGGCGATGCTGAAGTACGGCAGCGACAAGCCCGACCTGCGCAACCCGCTGATCATCGCCGACGTTTCGGACCACTTCGCGAGTTCCGGCTTCGGCCTGTTCGAGAAGATCGTCGGCACCGGCGGCGTGGTCCGCGCGATCCCCGCGCCCGCGACCGCCGACAAGAGCCGCAAGTTCTTCGACGAGATGAACGATTGGGCCCGCCGCGAGGGGTACGCGGGCCTCGGCTACGTCACCCGAAAGGGCGGCGAGTTCGGCGGCCCAATCGCCAAGAACCACGGGACCGAGGGCATGGAGAAGCTCTACGCCGAACTGGGCCTGGGCGAAGACGACGGCCTGTTCTTCGCCGCGGGCAAGGAAAAGGACGCGGCCAAGCTCGCCGGTGCCGCGCGCACCCGTGTGGGTGAACTGCTCGATCTCATTCCCGACGACCGTTTCGACTTCTGCTGGATCGTCGACTTCCCGATGTACGAATACGACGAGGACGCGAAGAAGGTCGACTTCAGCCACAACCCGTTCTCGATGCCGCAGGGCGAGATGGAGGCGCTGGAAACCAAGGACCCGCTCGACATCCTCGCCTGGCAGTACGACATCGTGTGCAACGGCTACGAACTGTCGTCGGGCGCGATCCGGAACCACAAGCCCGAGATCATGTACAAGGCGTTCGAGATCGCCGGCTATTCGAAGGACGATGTCGACGCGAACTTCTCGGGCATGATCGAGGCGTTCAAGCTCGGCGCCCCGCCGCACGGCGGCTCGGCGCCCGGCATCGACCGCATCGTCATGCTGCTGGCCGACGAGCCCAACATTCGCGAGGTCATCGCATTCCCGCTGAACCAACGGGCGCAGGACCTGATGATGGGCGCGCCGAGCGTGGTGTCGAACAGACAGCTGCGCGACGTGCACGTCCAGCTCGACGCCAAGGCGCGCGAAGCGGCGACGGCGGCTCCGGCGGGCGAGGCGACCGACATGAACTCCACCGCCACCGACCGCGACGAAACGCCGCAGGGCGAGGGCACCTGA
- a CDS encoding acyl carrier protein: MSDTAERVQKIVVEHLGVEADKVTQEASFIDDLGADSLDIVELVMAFEEEFGVEIPDDAAEKISTVGDATKYIEEHKG, translated from the coding sequence ATGAGCGATACCGCCGAACGCGTGCAGAAGATCGTCGTCGAGCATCTCGGCGTCGAGGCCGACAAGGTCACCCAGGAAGCCAGCTTCATCGACGATCTGGGCGCCGACAGCCTCGACATCGTCGAGCTGGTCATGGCCTTCGAGGAAGAATTCGGTGTTGAGATTCCCGACGACGCGGCCGAGAAGATCAGCACCGTCGGCGACGCGACCAAGTACATCGAAGAGCACAAGGGCTGA
- the fabF gene encoding beta-ketoacyl-ACP synthase II: MRRVVVTGLGLVTPLGADVETTWDNLIAGKSGIGPITRFDVSDQKARIAGEVKPADHEWGFDPNKRVDHKVQRQVDPFIVYAIDAAGQAIEDAGLEDMSDEMKERAGVSIGSGIGGLPGIESESLVLAEKGPGRVSPHFVHGRLINLTSGQVSIKYGLMGPNHSVVTACSTGAHSIGDAARMIKDDDADIMLAGGAESTINPIGIAGFAQAKALNMSMNDDPTRASRPYDKGRDGFVMGEGAGVMVLEEYEHAKARGAKIYAEVVGYGLSGDAYHVTAPHPEGKGAELAMKMALRKAGMGPGDIDYVNAHGTSTMADTIELGAVKRVLGDDLAGASMSSTKSAIGHLLGGAGAVEAIFCVLAIRDQVVPPTLNLDDPDEGTEGVDLVPHHAKKREVEAALSNSFGFGGTNASVIFKKVD; the protein is encoded by the coding sequence ATGCGCCGAGTGGTCGTAACCGGACTGGGCCTCGTCACCCCGCTGGGTGCCGATGTCGAAACCACGTGGGACAACCTGATCGCGGGCAAGAGCGGGATCGGTCCGATCACCCGCTTCGACGTCAGCGACCAGAAGGCCAGGATCGCCGGCGAGGTGAAGCCGGCCGACCACGAATGGGGCTTCGATCCCAACAAGCGCGTCGACCACAAGGTCCAGCGCCAGGTCGACCCGTTCATCGTATATGCGATCGACGCCGCCGGCCAGGCGATCGAGGACGCGGGTCTCGAGGACATGTCCGACGAGATGAAGGAGCGCGCGGGCGTATCGATCGGTTCGGGCATCGGCGGCCTGCCGGGCATCGAAAGCGAATCGCTGGTGCTGGCCGAAAAGGGCCCGGGCCGCGTATCCCCGCACTTCGTCCACGGGCGGCTCATCAACCTCACCAGCGGGCAGGTCTCGATCAAGTACGGCCTCATGGGCCCCAACCACTCGGTCGTGACCGCGTGCAGCACAGGCGCGCACTCGATCGGCGACGCGGCGCGCATGATCAAGGACGACGACGCCGACATCATGCTGGCCGGCGGGGCGGAATCGACGATCAATCCCATCGGCATCGCCGGCTTCGCGCAGGCGAAGGCGCTCAACATGAGCATGAACGACGATCCGACCCGCGCCAGCCGCCCCTACGACAAGGGCCGCGACGGCTTCGTCATGGGAGAGGGTGCGGGCGTGATGGTGCTGGAGGAATACGAGCACGCCAAGGCGCGCGGCGCGAAGATCTACGCCGAAGTGGTCGGTTACGGCCTGTCGGGCGATGCCTACCACGTCACCGCCCCCCATCCCGAAGGGAAGGGCGCAGAGCTTGCCATGAAGATGGCGCTGCGCAAGGCCGGGATGGGACCGGGCGACATCGACTACGTCAATGCGCACGGCACCAGCACGATGGCCGACACGATCGAACTGGGCGCGGTGAAGCGCGTGCTGGGCGACGACCTGGCGGGTGCCTCAATGTCGTCGACCAAGAGCGCGATTGGACACCTGCTCGGCGGCGCCGGCGCGGTCGAGGCGATCTTCTGCGTGCTGGCGATCCGCGACCAGGTCGTGCCGCCGACGCTCAACCTCGACGACCCGGACGAGGGTACCGAGGGCGTCGATCTGGTGCCGCACCACGCGAAGAAGCGCGAGGTCGAGGCGGCGCTGTCCAACAGCTTCGGTTTCGGCGGCACCAACGCGAGCGTGATCTTCAAGAAGGTCGACTGA
- the mltG gene encoding endolytic transglycosylase MltG, with protein sequence MKRLVIAGAIVAALALGWFAYGWYGSSSVEKPTAFTVPDGATLTSVAGKLEEDGLIGSKSGFLLRAKILGSGDPVQKGEFEIPAGASAATILDTLQHGMTIRRFVTVPEGLPSIMVYERLMAEPLLTGPIPVPEEGTVLPDTYDFERGEPRVRVLARMQAAMKSYLAEAWSKRKPGIAVSTPQETVTLASIVEKETGVASERRMVAGLYSNRVKQGMPLQADPTIIYPITKGKPLGRRIRQSEIAAVNGYNTYTMSGLPNGPITNPGRESIAAVLDPAPTQALYMVANGKGGHVFGNTLAEHNENVRKWFEIRRARGELD encoded by the coding sequence GTGAAACGCCTCGTCATCGCGGGGGCAATCGTGGCCGCGCTTGCGCTCGGCTGGTTCGCGTACGGATGGTACGGCTCGTCTTCCGTCGAGAAGCCGACTGCTTTCACGGTGCCCGACGGGGCGACGCTGACCTCGGTCGCGGGCAAGCTGGAAGAAGACGGGCTGATCGGTTCGAAGAGCGGGTTCCTGCTGCGCGCCAAGATCCTCGGCAGCGGCGACCCGGTGCAGAAGGGCGAGTTCGAGATACCTGCCGGCGCCAGCGCGGCGACGATCCTCGACACCCTGCAGCACGGCATGACCATCCGCCGGTTCGTCACCGTGCCCGAAGGGCTGCCGTCGATCATGGTCTACGAACGGTTGATGGCCGAACCGCTGCTGACCGGTCCGATCCCGGTGCCGGAAGAAGGCACGGTTCTGCCCGACACCTACGACTTCGAGCGCGGCGAACCGCGCGTGCGTGTGCTCGCGCGGATGCAGGCGGCGATGAAAAGCTACCTCGCCGAGGCGTGGTCGAAGCGCAAACCCGGCATAGCGGTCTCGACCCCGCAGGAGACGGTGACCCTGGCTTCCATCGTGGAGAAGGAAACCGGCGTCGCCAGCGAGCGGCGCATGGTCGCCGGGCTTTATTCCAACCGCGTCAAGCAGGGGATGCCGCTGCAGGCCGACCCCACGATCATTTACCCCATTACCAAGGGCAAGCCGCTGGGCCGCCGCATCCGCCAGTCGGAGATCGCCGCGGTCAACGGGTACAACACCTACACCATGAGCGGCCTGCCCAACGGGCCGATCACGAACCCGGGCCGCGAAAGTATCGCGGCGGTGCTGGATCCGGCGCCGACGCAGGCACTGTACATGGTGGCGAACGGCAAGGGCGGGCACGTGTTCGGCAACACGCTGGCCGAGCACAACGAGAACGTGCGCAAGTGGTTCGAGATCAGGCGCGCCCGCGGAGAGCTCGACTGA
- a CDS encoding 2'-5' RNA ligase family protein has protein sequence MDHAAPLIVTAELPEAIQSRADQLRTAHFPPDRNHLRAHVTLFHALPPSAEAEVRDALAAEARAKPVPARLDSVMNLGRGTAFRIESPQMLALRERLADRFHGLLTPQDEHKPRLHVTVQNKVAPSEAKALQQHLAAGFQSRDFAFAGLALHYYRGGPWETVKRWSFRG, from the coding sequence ATGGACCACGCCGCGCCCCTGATTGTCACGGCGGAACTGCCCGAGGCCATCCAGTCCCGCGCCGACCAGCTTCGCACCGCGCATTTCCCGCCGGACCGAAACCACCTCAGGGCGCACGTCACCCTGTTCCACGCCCTGCCGCCGAGCGCCGAGGCCGAAGTGCGCGATGCGCTCGCCGCCGAAGCGCGGGCGAAGCCGGTCCCCGCCCGGCTCGACAGCGTGATGAACCTGGGGCGGGGGACGGCGTTCAGGATCGAGAGCCCACAGATGCTCGCCTTGCGCGAGCGGCTGGCGGACCGGTTCCACGGGCTGCTCACCCCTCAGGACGAGCACAAGCCGCGGTTGCACGTGACCGTCCAGAACAAGGTCGCTCCGTCGGAGGCCAAGGCGCTGCAGCAGCATCTTGCCGCCGGGTTCCAGTCGCGCGATTTCGCCTTCGCGGGCCTCGCCTTGCATTACTATCGCGGCGGACCGTGGGAGACGGTCAAGCGCTGGTCATTCCGCGGTTGA
- a CDS encoding crotonase/enoyl-CoA hydratase family protein: MADFLTIEQDGAVLTVTMNRPEDRNAITDPEQSAEFVALGERLARDRSVRAMVLTGAGKSFCSGGNVKSMKEKTGLFAGTPFDQRTHYRTTVQTIGKTLWELEVPVVAAINGHAIGLGFDITLMCDVRVMADDAVVAESYVKLGIIPGGGGAWLLPRVVGLSNASRMTLTGETIDAATAMRYGLTGDVVPASEVLPRAQEIARSIAANPGHATRMAKRLMREGMDQKLPTHLEMAAAYQALSHHTADHVEAVDAFLGRRAPKFGDR, from the coding sequence TTGGCCGATTTCCTGACCATCGAACAAGACGGCGCGGTGTTGACCGTCACCATGAACCGCCCCGAGGATCGCAACGCGATCACCGATCCCGAACAGAGCGCCGAGTTCGTCGCGCTGGGTGAGCGGCTGGCGCGCGACCGCAGCGTGCGGGCGATGGTGCTGACCGGCGCGGGCAAGTCGTTCTGTTCGGGTGGCAACGTCAAGTCGATGAAGGAGAAGACCGGCCTTTTCGCGGGCACTCCGTTCGATCAGCGCACCCACTATCGCACAACGGTGCAGACCATCGGCAAGACATTGTGGGAACTGGAGGTGCCGGTCGTGGCGGCCATCAATGGGCACGCCATCGGGCTCGGCTTCGACATCACGCTGATGTGCGACGTGCGGGTGATGGCGGACGACGCGGTCGTGGCCGAAAGCTACGTCAAGCTCGGCATCATCCCAGGCGGGGGCGGCGCGTGGCTGCTGCCGCGGGTGGTCGGACTGTCGAATGCCAGCCGCATGACGCTGACCGGAGAGACGATCGATGCGGCCACCGCGATGCGCTACGGCCTCACCGGCGATGTCGTGCCGGCAAGCGAGGTGCTGCCCCGCGCGCAGGAGATCGCCCGCTCCATCGCCGCCAACCCCGGTCACGCGACCCGCATGGCCAAGCGCCTGATGCGCGAAGGCATGGACCAAAAACTACCGACGCACCTGGAAATGGCCGCGGCCTACCAGGCGCTGAGCCATCACACCGCCGACCATGTCGAGGCGGTCGATGCGTTTCTCGGCAGACGCGCGCCGAAATTCGGGGATCGGTGA
- a CDS encoding acyl-CoA dehydrogenase family protein, with translation MFASFTFARIPADYEDLRATARRLAKEAVADRPMDVCARSWSGYDAEFSRKLGAAGLLGLTLPKEYGGGGMGPFARFVVVEELLAAGAPVAAHWIADRQSAPLILNFGTEAQRHAYIPAICRGESLFAIGMSEPGSGSDLASVRTRAERRGDGWRLNGQKIWTSGAMHADRMIALVRTSGSAEDRHRGLSQVIVDLHAPGVTVRPIKDLAGDAHFAEVFFDDVALPSDALVGEEGQGWQQVTAELAFERSGPERIYSSVVLLDGWLAHLRSTGRADAATTALVGGMIARLATLRAMSIACTALLEAGESPVVEASIVKDLGTAFEQDLPLAIADNLASHRDEPVSDELRRTLEYVTLVAPSFSLRGGAREILRGIIARGLGLR, from the coding sequence GTGTTCGCCAGCTTCACCTTCGCGCGCATTCCCGCCGACTACGAGGACTTGCGGGCGACCGCGCGGCGGCTGGCGAAGGAGGCGGTGGCCGACCGGCCGATGGACGTGTGCGCGCGTTCGTGGTCGGGATACGATGCCGAGTTCAGTCGTAAACTCGGCGCGGCGGGCCTGCTCGGGCTCACCCTGCCGAAGGAATACGGCGGCGGCGGGATGGGGCCGTTCGCGCGGTTCGTGGTGGTCGAGGAATTGCTGGCGGCGGGCGCGCCGGTGGCGGCGCACTGGATCGCCGACCGGCAGAGCGCGCCGCTGATCCTCAACTTCGGCACAGAGGCGCAGCGGCACGCGTATATCCCGGCGATCTGCCGCGGCGAATCGCTGTTCGCGATCGGGATGAGCGAGCCGGGCTCGGGCTCCGATCTCGCTTCGGTGCGCACCCGCGCCGAACGCCGCGGAGACGGCTGGCGTCTCAACGGCCAGAAAATATGGACCAGCGGCGCGATGCATGCCGACCGCATGATCGCGTTGGTCCGCACGTCGGGCAGTGCGGAGGACCGGCATCGCGGGCTCTCGCAAGTGATCGTCGACCTGCATGCCCCGGGCGTCACCGTGCGCCCGATCAAGGACTTGGCGGGGGACGCGCATTTTGCCGAAGTGTTCTTCGACGACGTCGCGCTGCCGTCCGATGCGCTGGTGGGCGAGGAGGGTCAGGGGTGGCAGCAGGTCACCGCCGAACTCGCTTTCGAACGCAGCGGGCCGGAGCGGATATACTCCAGCGTCGTGCTGCTGGACGGCTGGCTGGCTCACCTGCGCAGCACCGGGCGCGCGGACGCGGCGACGACTGCGCTGGTCGGCGGGATGATCGCCCGGCTGGCCACGTTGCGCGCTATGTCGATCGCCTGCACCGCGCTGCTGGAGGCGGGGGAGAGCCCGGTGGTCGAGGCCTCAATCGTCAAGGACCTCGGCACTGCGTTCGAACAGGACTTGCCCCTTGCGATCGCCGACAATCTCGCCTCGCATCGGGACGAGCCGGTGTCGGACGAACTGAGGCGCACGCTCGAATACGTCACGCTCGTCGCGCCGAGTTTCTCGCTGCGCGGCGGCGCGCGGGAAATCCTGCGCGGAATCATCGCGCGCGGGTTGGGGCTACGGTGA
- a CDS encoding acyl-CoA dehydrogenase family protein — MDRSELAQPFERMIAGLFPPGRVREGNGWDAERREIEASGFLDLLAGDDALAFDHAVPLFIVLGRHAAPLGIGREMIARGGLGDGAEAILLAAAIAGAGERVLEMAVAYANDRVQFGKPIGKQQAVQQNLALMAEHVVAVRLAAELAAADFPDGGAMKAAVAKATASELAPRIASAAHAVCGAMGIGMEHDLQLFTRRLHQWRAEAGSETLHSRALGIAVLADDRSAVDWVRAEVFREA, encoded by the coding sequence ATGGACCGGTCGGAACTTGCCCAACCGTTCGAGCGGATGATCGCCGGCCTTTTCCCGCCGGGACGCGTGCGCGAAGGCAATGGCTGGGACGCCGAGCGGCGGGAGATCGAGGCGTCTGGTTTCCTCGACCTGCTCGCCGGTGACGATGCGCTGGCCTTCGACCACGCGGTGCCCTTGTTTATCGTACTCGGCCGCCATGCCGCGCCGCTCGGTATCGGGCGCGAGATGATCGCGCGGGGCGGGCTGGGCGATGGGGCCGAGGCGATTCTGCTCGCCGCCGCGATCGCCGGGGCGGGGGAGCGGGTGCTGGAAATGGCGGTTGCCTACGCCAACGACCGCGTGCAGTTCGGCAAGCCGATCGGCAAGCAGCAGGCGGTGCAGCAGAACCTGGCGCTGATGGCCGAACACGTCGTCGCGGTGCGGCTGGCGGCCGAGCTGGCGGCGGCGGACTTTCCGGACGGCGGCGCGATGAAGGCGGCGGTGGCCAAGGCGACCGCGTCCGAACTCGCCCCGCGCATCGCCAGTGCCGCCCACGCGGTATGCGGCGCGATGGGCATCGGGATGGAGCACGATCTCCAGCTGTTTACCCGCCGCCTGCACCAGTGGCGGGCGGAGGCGGGGTCGGAAACGCTGCACTCTCGCGCGCTCGGCATCGCGGTGCTGGCGGATGATCGCAGCGCGGTCGACTGGGTACGGGCCGAGGTATTCCGCGAGGCTTAG